The genomic window GGCAATCATGACAGTGCTGAAAGGCTGTCTTTTGGAAGCTCCTGGTACAGGCAAAGCCAATTTTACTTGACAGGCAAACTAACGAATGATTTTCAGCCGGTACATATTAACGGCGTTAATTTCTATCTTGCTCCTTATGCTGAGCCCGGTATTGTACGCCAGCTCTTTGAAGATGATACGATTCATTCCCACCATGATGCCATGAGAGCATTGATCGGCAAAATGGAAGAGACGCTTAATCCAAATGAACCAAATGTTTTTGTGGGACATGCTTTTGTGTTGGGAGGAAAAACGTCTGATTCGGAACGAGCATTATCGGTAGGGGGTTCAGGCTGTGTCGGGGCTGAACTGTTTGAACCTTTTTCATATACGGCTCTCGGCCATCTTCATAGTCCGGATGCGCTTCAACACGAGAAAATAAAATATTCCGGGTCGCTTCTTAAATATTCTTTTTCCGAAGCCAACCAAAAAAAATCTGTATCCATCATTGAAATGAAGGAAAACGGATCCTTTACAATCCGGTACAAATCACTCAAACCAAAGAAAGATTTGAGGGAAATCGAAGGCTATATGGAAGAGCTGCTTGACCCGGCTTTCTACGAAAAACAATCGTGCGATGATTATTTAAAAGTCACCTTGCTTGATGAAGGGCCTATCATCGATCCAATCAATAAACTGCGCCAGGTCTATCCGAACGTTCTGCACCTTGAAAAAAAACTGGAGTTAACAGACGCGAAAATAAAAAAATCGTTTAATTCAATCAGAGAAGAGAAAAAATCAGAACTTGATTTGTTTGAACAATTTTATCACGAGATGACCACCTCAGAGTTTACGCCGGACAAAAAAGAAATTATGGCAGACGTCATCGAAAAAGTTCTGAAAGAGGAGGGTGTGCGATGAGGCCTTTAAAGCTGACAATGCAAGCGTTCGGCCCTTATGCCGGAAGGGAAATGATTGATTTTACATTATTAGGAAACAGGACGATGTTTGTTATTTCAGGTAAAACCGGTTCGGGAAAAACGACCATCTTTGATGGAATCAGTTATGCCATATACGGGAAAGCGAGCGGTGAAGATCGGAACGGCCCTGAACTCAGGAGCCAGTTTGCCAAAGATGATGTGTTAACAGAAGTTTCGCTCGAATTTTCCTTAAGGCAAAAGACATACCACATTATACGTTCACCCCAGCAGGAAAAACGTAAGGAACGGGGTGATGGGTATACTACTATTGGAGCAAAAGCCGAATTATACGTTTACAATGAAAAAGGGGAAAAACATCTGATTGCTTCAAATATCCGTGAAGTTGATGAAAAAATAAAAGAGATCATGCAGATAGACTCAAACCAGTTCCGGCAAATTGTCATGATCCCTCAAGGAGAATTCCGGAAGCTGCTCACATCTGACAGCAAAGAAAAAGAAGTGATTCTTCAACGATTGTTCCATACGGAAATTTATAAAAGAATTGAAGAAAAATTGAAAGAAGAAGCACTTGAGCTGAAAAACAAAGCGGAAGACCATATCTTGCAGCGAGAACGCGTTCTTCGATCGATTCATGCAGTTAACAGTCAGGAGTTAAAAGAGTATGTCGAAGCTGACAGTGTGAATGACAAACTCATAATCCCATTATTGACTGATGAGATTAAAATGATGGATAAAAGCCTTGAGCGTTTGTCAAAAGAAGGAAACGAAAAACAAGCCGAACGTGACAAGCTTCAGCAGAAATTGTATGAGGCTCAAACGATTGCGAAACAGCTTCAATCGTTAGAGGATTTAAAGGCACGAATGAACGAATTGGAGTCTCAAAGAGAGCTGTTTGAAAAAAAAGAGCAGGAAATAACGCTTGCCTTGAAAGCAGCTTTGCTTTCCCAACAGGAGCAGCTTTGCCACAGATTAAAAAACGATTTGGATCAACTCGTACAAGAAATGGAGAAGATCCATTTGAATGTGCAATCAACCGAGAAAGAGCTAACAGATAAAGAAGCAGAGCTTCAAACGGAAAAAGAACGTGAACAAGATCGTCAAGAAGCTGCCGCTCTCGTAAATCGCCTGCAAAATATTGAAAAAGATGTCCGCTCGTTCTCCGTCATTGAGAAGGAAGCAAATAAATTGCATTTTCTTTTAGATCAGGCAAAAAAGGATAAGCAGACAGCAGAAAACCTTCTATTAAAGATAGAAGAACAGATTAAAAATCTGAATCTACAAAAACAAGAATATGAAAAAAATCAGCTTTTTTATATCGAAAATGAAAGAATGCTTGAAAAGCTGGAGGCCACTTGGAACCGGCTGAATAAGTATGAACAGCTGGCAAAACGTTATAAAAAATCAGTTGCATTATTGAAGGAAAAAAATGCGGCGTATGAACATGCAAATGCCCGGTATCAAGATGCAAAAGCCTTGACAGAGTATTTAGAGGAAAAATGGCTTCAGGGACAGGCGGCAGTGCTCGCCGGACAACTTGCGCCCGGGAAAGCTTGTCCGGTTTGCGGATCGGAACACCATCCGAACCCGGCAATATTCTCTCAAGACGAGATACCTGAAGAAAAAGATTTAAAGGCAGCAAAACAGCAGGTTCTTCTGCTTGAAAAAGAAAGATCAACAGCTGAGTCAGCCTTGTTTGAAATAAAATCACAAGTTCAATCATTAGAACACTCTGTTCAAGAACAACTTTCGGAAATTATACTTGAAATCCCGGACTTTCAAAGTGAAGAGCTGGAAGCAGTAAAAGTTTCATTCGAATCGGAAAGAAAAAAGCTGACTGAAAGCCAGCTGCGTCTAAAAGAGCAACAGCATAAGCTTGTACTAATCATCGCTGAATTGGAGCAATGTGAAGAAAAAAAGGCAAAGATTCAAACGGAGATTCAACGGCTTTCATCAAAGGTTCATGAGCTGACCATTCAATTCACTGAAAAGAAAACGAATCTCGCAAGACTGTTGGAAAGCATTCCTGAACATCTTCGATCAGAAGAGAAATTTGAAACAGAGCTAAAGCGTGCATTGAACCGGAGAGACGAACTGCAAAAAAGGCTGGACCAAGTACAACAGCAATTCCAAAATGCGAAGGAAAAGTATGCAACCGAAAACGCCCGTTTTGAAACAGTGAAAAAGCAAGTGGCTGAAACAGAGAAAAAATTGGCGGCTGAAAGAGAGTCTTTTAAAAACAGCATGATTGGACAAGGGTTTGCTACTTATAAGGAGTATAGCGAGGCGAAAAAAGCAGAAACCGAAATTAAGAAACTGGAGCTTGAAGTTCGAAAATACTGGGAAGAGTACCGGTCTGTCAACGATCGCTACCTTGAACAGTCAGAAATGTTAAAGGACGTAAAAGAACCGGACTTAGACGGTTTATCGAACGAATTGAATCTATTAAACGACCAAATAAAAGAATTACAGGAACGATATACGAATCTCTTAATGAAAAAGCGGGATAACGAAGAAATATTGAAAAAAGTTTTACATATCAATGAGGAAATAAAGGCTCTTGAAGAACGGTATAAAATCATTGGACACTTATATGATATTTCACGGGGACAAAATACGTACCGGATTACATTTGAAAGGTATGTATTGGCGGCCTTCTTAGACGATATTTTAAGAGAAGCAAATATTCGCCTGGCCAAAATGACAAGCGGCCGCTATCAGCTACTAAGGAAATCGGATCGTTCAAAAGGAAATGTTCAAAGCGGACTTGAACTTCTTGTCTTTGACCAATATACAGGCCGAGAACGACATGTAAAAACACTTTCCGGCGGAGAGAGTTTTAAGGCAGCCCTTTCGCTTGCACTTGGTCTCGCTGATGTTGTTCAAAATTATGCCGGCGGAGTTTCAATAGAAACAATGTTTATTGATGAAGGATTTGGAACGCTTGACCCTGAATCTTTAGATCAGGCAATAGAAGCCTTGATCGATATCCAGAACAGCGGCCGGCTTGTTGGAATCATTTCTCACGTACCCGAGCTGAAAGAACGGATCGATGCGAGACTGGAAGTCATTGCAACCCAAAGCGGAAGCACAACCGAATTTCAGTTTGTCAATTAAGTTAGGATACAAGGGCACGCAAATATTACAGATCAAGCGTGCTCTGTTTTTCTATTCCGAATTTTGATGTTGAATATAGGAGTGATAAAATGTGTAAAAACATTGCTCTTTCCTGGAGCGGCGGAAAAGATGGATGTATGGCGTTAGACAAGCTTGTTAAGCAAGGCTATAAAATTTCTTGTTTTGTTACGACGGTTCCGAAAGAAATGGGGAGGACGTTTGGTCACGGGGAAAAAAGGGAATTGATTACGCTCCAAGGGGAAGCATTGGATGTCCCTGTTCATTTTATCGAATGCACCTTTGAAAGTTATACCGAAAGATTCATAGAATCTTTAAAAATGCTTAAAACGAAGTACAATTTAGAAGGCATTGCATTTGGTGATCTTTATTTGGATGAACACCGCGAGTGGGGAGAAAAGACAGCACACTCAAGCGGTTTAGAAGCGATCTATCCGTTGTGGATGAAACAATCGGAAGCTCTAGCTGCATTAGAAGCATTTGTACAATCAGGCTATAAAGCAAAAGTGATAAGAGTGCGGAAAGATATGCTGGAAGATTCATGGCTCGGAAGAGAGGTAAATGGCCGGTTTCTTCATGACATCGTGAAGAAGAATGTTTGCCCGATGGGGGAAGCGGGTGAATATCATACGTTTGTTTATGATGGTCCATTATTTAAGAAAATAATCAAAGTAAACGATGGAGAAGTCATTTCTTACGACCATTCGAGCAGGCTTGAATTAGAAGATGGAGTCTTAATAAATAAAAATTGAATATAAGCATAGTCTTTTATTAAGCGGGGTCTGTATTATGAGCGGACTTTGTGTAAAAAGGGGAGAAATCGTAAATGAAATGGCTGTTTTCATTTCTTGCATTGCTTGGGGGAATCGCAATCGGTTTACAGGCTGTTATTAATGGCGGACTCGGGAAAAAAGTCGGTGCAGTTGAAGGGGCTTTTATTTCGTTTGCAATCGGAACCCTCGCATTATTTTTTGTCGTGATTTTTTTCGGAAAAGGTAATATCTCTGCCGTCTCCAATGTTCCAAAATGGCAGCTGGTTGGCGGTTTACTCGGGGCTTTATATGTGTTTATCATGGTTCTTGTTGTTCCAAAAATAGGCGTGACGAAAGCTTCAATTACTGTCATAGCAGGACAGCTGCTGATTGGTGCGGTTATTGACCATTTCGGTTTGTTAGGCGGAATTCAAGTGCCGCTAGATTTTAGAAAGATACTCGCTATTTCCATGCTTTTCGGATCTTTATTGTTATTTCATTATAAATAATATTTACTTATAATGTAAGGGAATTTACCATCTAGGGGGACAAGAATGAATATAAAAAAAGTTGGGATTGATGCCGGCGGTTCTTTAGTGAAAATCACTTATGAAGAAAGCGGTGTCTTTCATTACAAAAAATATCCGATTAGCGAGCTTGCATCTGCTCTTGAATGGCTGAAAATAGTTGCACCAAATGCAAAAGTGGCTTTGACAGGGGGAAAAGCCTCAATTATGAAAGATCAATTTTTTTCTGAAGGTAAGATTGTTCCCGAATTCGAATCTACTTGTGCGGGAGCCATGTTTTTATTAAATGAGGCTGGAATCGATACTGATAATAAAATAATTATTGTAAATATCGGAACGGGAACTTCATGGTTTGTCGCAGATAAAAATAATTACACTCGCATTTTTGGGAGTGGAATCGGCGGCGGAACGTTGATGGGACTTGGTGCTTTGCTCACAGGCGAAACGGATTTTTCCAAATTGGTTGAATTAGCATCTAATGGAAATAAAGGAAATGTTGATATGTTAGTTAAAGACATCTATTATCCGCAGGAACCCCCAATTGACGGGAACTTGACTGCCAGTAATTTTGCCAAGGGTGTAGTCAATCAAAATAGTTCAAAAGAAGACAAGGCAGCTGCTGTCATTAACATGATTGGGGAAACCCTTGTTTTATTGAGCATGCAGGCAGTATCAGCCCATGGTGCGGATCGTCTTGTTTATATCGGCAGCACGCTTGCAGGGAATGAACCACTAAAACAATGTCTTTCTTCTTATAAAAAGATGGTGGGAATTGAACATGTGTTTTTAGATCATGGAGAATATGCCGGTGCGCTCGGTGCGCTCTTGCTTTTGTAAATATTTTTGTTCGAGCGGCGAAGTGAATGCTATAATAGTGTGTAATGAACATGATGAAATTCTTAAAATGGCGATCTTTTCGAGATCGTCTTATTTTTTCAGAAAACGTTCATGAGTTTTAAACTCCCAACCCTAACATGGACATAGCTTTCATTTTAAGACAAAACCAACAAAATAAGGCGGTGGAGCGAAGCCAAGCTCTAAATATTACAAAGCGAAACAAGTATCTTGCTAAAGATAAGTACCCATTTCTATCTTTGTTAGCGTAGCTCCGCCCCTTTTCCACAGCAAAAAATAAAGAAGGTGGCGCCATTGAACAAAAGGTTTTTTACAATTGGAATGGCAGGGCATATCGACCATGGCAAAACTTCACTCACGAAAGCTCTTACAAATGTTGACACAGACCGTCTGAAAGAGGAAAAAGAGCGGCAAATCTCTATTGAACTTGGTTTTGCACCTTTATACGATGATGGAGAAATTCAAATATCCGTTATCGATGTTCCCGGACACGAGCGGTTCATCCGCCAAATGATCGCCGGAGTTGCCGGAATTGATCTAGTTGTTCTTGTTGTGGCAGCTGATGAAGGAGTCATGCCGCAAACGCGGGAGCATTTGGATATACTTGGTTTTCTCGGAATCAAGAGCGGGATTGTTGCGATCACAAAAATTGACCGGGTTGAGGAAGAGTTTATTGACCTTGTCAAAGATGATATTTTAGAGGAGTTAAAAGGGACGGTTTTTGAAAACTCTCCGTTCGTATTGGTTGACAGCCTGTCGAAAAAAGGGATTGATGAGCTGAAAGGTTTGATTATACATACGTTAAAAGAGCAGGAAACAAGGGATGCAAAAGGACCTTTCCGCCTTCCTATTGACCAGGTTTTTACCGTAAAAGGCCAGGGAACGGTTGTAAGGGGTACGGTTTATGAAGGCACTGTTGAAGAAGGACAGCCTTTAATGATTCTGCCAAAAAGAATTGAAGTTCGCGCCCGCCAGATTCAAGTGCATCACCAGCCTGCTGAAAGAGCATTTGCAGGGCAGCGTGCGGCCATTAACCTTTCCGGGGTCTCAAAGGAAGATTTAGAACGGGGAGATGTTCTTGTATCATCTGAGCATTTCACCGTGACAAAAACGATCGATGTGGCGATTCGAATTGTTGAAAATCTTGAATATGAAGTGAAGCAAAGAATGCCGATCAAATGCCATATCGGTACGGCCGAAGTGATGGGACGAATCGTTTTCTTTGACCGGAACGAACTAAAGGAGGAAAACGGCGAAATTCTTTGTCAACTCCGGCTTGATGAAGAGATTGTTGCGAAACGGGGCGACCGATTTATTTTAAGGCGGCCGAGCCCGCAGGAAACAATCGGCGGAGGCTGGGTCATTGATCCAAACGGGAAAAAATATCGGTTTGGACTGAAAACAATTGAAGAGCTTGAAAAGAAGAAGGAAGGAACTCCTAAAGAACGAGTAATAAGAGCTTTAACCGATGCAACAAGTGCCGTGTTCCAGGAGCTTGCGAAGAAGACTTCCCTTGATGAAGAAACGCTAATACATGTACTGGAAGATGAAGCATTTGTTCTTTATAACGGAAAAGAATATACGTTAGCGTCAATTGTGAATGCAATTGAAGAAGAAGTTTACGGCCGTTTGAAAGAATTTCACGCGGCGTCTCCGATGAAGCAAGGGATAAATAAAGCTGAATTGCTGCAAATGCTGCAAAAAACTTTCCCTCGTACATTAATTGAGCATGTGCTGGAAAGGGGAGTTGAGAAAGGTATGTTTGGCCGCCGCGAGCAATTTGTATTTCTTGGAGAGTTCGTTCCGCATATACCTGAAAACTGGCAAAAGCGGGTAGAGAATATGCTTGAGGAATTGAAAACAGATGGCTTTAAGGTCCGTTATTTAACGGATTATATTGCGGGCGCCGGCATTCCGGACAGCCTAATTGACGACTTGAAAAAGCATTTAGAAAAACAGGGATTTATCGTACCGCTAAATGATCAGTATTATTGGCATAGCGATCATTTCAATGAAGCAGTAAAAAGGCTTAAAGAACACACCGGAACAGAATTTGAAATAGGCGATGCGAAAGAAGTATTAAACTTATCGCGCAAATATATGATCCCATTCCTTGAGCGCCTCGACGCATTCGGACACACAAAACGAGTCGAGAACAAACGAATTTGGCAATAAAAAAGGGGTCTGGCCCTCAATCGTTTAACGCGTTAAAGCGATGCGGGCCAGACCCTCAATGCGTTAAAGCAGTAAAGCGGCGTGGGACTGACCCTTTGATGCACTTTCCTTGACTTTCATTTTCTGTTGAAACTATAATGGTTACATCGAGAAGGGAAATGAGTGGTAATTAGTTGCTTTTATTTTTTTCAAATGGTTGTAACTGATTATGTTACATCTAAACCCTCTTGAGAAAATTGTTTGAAAGGAAGGATCGTATATGTCAATTGTTGTGACTGGAACTACAGGCATTTTAGGAGGTCTTGTTATTGAACACCTTCTTAAAAAAGTGCCTGCAAAAGAAATTATTGCAAGCGTTCGAAATGTGGAGAAAGCTGCAAATCTTGCCGATCTTGGCGTGGAAGTTCGTCATGGGGATTATATGGATATGGAGTCTATGAAGAAATCGTTTGAAGGAGCTTCAAAGGTGCTCTTTATCTCAAGCCCGGATACTGATAATACTCTTCGTGTCCGCCAGCATGCGAATGTCGTTCAAGCTGCAAGAGATGCGGGGGTAAAACATATTGCCTATACGGGTTATGCGTTTGGTGAACAATCTCAAGTGCCTCTTGCATTCGTCCATATGGCTACGGAATATGCAATTCGTACAACGAATATTCCTTATACTTTCCTTCGTAATTCTCTTTATATGGAAGTCTTTGTAAATCCTGGACTCAATGCAGCAATAGAAAGTGGAGAATTAGTTACAAATGCAGGAAATGGAAAACTTAATGCTGTGACTCGCAATGATCTTGCTTTGGCTGCTGCAACAGTTCTTACTGAGGAAGGTCATGAAAACAAAAGCTACAATCTTGTAAACCCGCAGCCTTGGAGCTTCGATGAGCTTGCACAAATCATCACTGAAGTAACAGGTAAGAATGTTGTGCATCGATCTGTTTCATATAATGAAATGAAGGAATACCTTGTAAAGGCCGGACTCCCGGAACCTGTCGCTGAGCTTTCTGCAGGTATTTATCAAGGAGTAGCAGAAGGTGAGACAGCAAAAACATCCGATGATCTAACAAATCTAATTGGAACCCCGACTTCGCTTAAAGAAGTTGTAAAACAAACGTTACAAGGATAAAATAACAATATTGTGTAAGAGAGGCTGACTTAAATGTAAAGGGCCAACCCCCTTCAATCGAGTCAGCCCCTTTTATGAGAGGAACTTCAGCACTAAAATTTATGTAAAGTTCGTTATCATTCAGAAAGAAGGAATTATGCTATGAAATTAAGTATTCTAGATCAATCCCCAATTTCTTCCGGAACAACAGCCGCAAAAGCATTGCAAGAATCAATGAAACTAGCGCAGATTGGAGAAAAATTAGGATATACTCGTTATTGGATTGCGGAGCACCATGATCTCCCCGGACTTGCCTGTTCTGCCCCTGAAGTCATGTTAGGATACATTGGGGCCAACACAGAAAAAATTCGTATTGGAGCTGGAGCTGTTTTACTTCCGCATTATAAACCTTATAAAATTGCCGAAACTTTTAATATGCTTGCAACCTTATTTCCGGATCGCATTGATTTAGGGATTGGAAGAGCTCCGGGAGGAACTGCTGAAGCAACGATGGCTCTTTCAGATTACTTTTTGGAACAAGTTCGGAACATGCCTGAATCTTTCAATGATCTCCTCCATTTTTTACAAAACGATTTTCCTTCCGATCATGTGTTCTCAAAAATTTCTGCTTCCCCGGTACCCGAGATCTCGCCTGAACCTTGGATTCTCGGAACGAGTGAAAAAAGTGCGATTCTTGCAGCGGAAACCGGAACTGCATATGCATTCGGACACTTTATGAGTGATAAAGAAGGACCGAGCATTATGAAAAACTATCTGAAAAATTTTAAAACCAATGGCAGGTTGCAACAGCCTAAATCAATTGTCGCTGTATCCGCGATTTGTTCCGAAACAACAGAAAGAGCAGAGGAACTTGCCTTAAGTAATCTTTTGTGGGAAATACAACTTGAAAAAGGAACAGGAAAAAAAGGGGTACCTTCAGTGGAAGAAGCAAAACAGTATTCATATAATAGCGATGAAAAAAAGAAGATCAAAAATATGAGAAACAAAATGGTGATTGGAAATCCGCGCGAAGTGAAGCAACAGCTTATTGAATTACAAACGTTATATGAAGCAGACGAAATTATGATTATTACCATTACACATAGTTATGAAGATCGTATTCAATCTTATAAACTGATTGCAAATGAAGTTTTATCTGAACAAGTTTAATGTAAGTTGGTGATGATCGGAAGAGCTCTGCTGATCACTCAACATCCACAAGAAATTCATATTGTTTACCAGTTTAAGCTGGTTAATGAGTAGTTATTGTTTGGATATGAGCCTTTATTCAGTGAAATGAGCCTTTAATATGAAATATGAAATATGAGCCTTTGTTCTAATTATGAGCCCTTATTCGAATAAATAAGCCTTCATCCCGATAGATATATGAGTCTTCAGAAAAAATTCCACATATTTTTATGTGAGCATTTTGCATATTTTTTGGCCCTAGAGCTATAAGGATTTCAAGGCAATAAAAAAGGACTTCACCCCTAAAATGAAGAATTTTTTGAAGTGACTAAACCACAAAAATTCAAAAGGGTGAAGTCATTTTGTTACGCCCTTATGCCAAACAGTATTAAACACTTAATTTCCTCTCATGATACTTCCGCTATCAACTTAGTTATCCCCAATCATATATAGCATTTCGCTATGTTTTTGTATTAATTAAATGCAAAAATCCACTAATGCCTTAGACAACTGTAACCGTCAAGTAGTTTTGAACACTTTTTGCTCGTTAATTTTGAACACTTTGTTTCTCAAAAATGGTAGTTCGATGCTTCATTCTGTAACTGTCATTTTCATTTAGCTGAATGACCTCTACTCGATGAAGCAAACGATCCAAAATAGCCATCATGATCCCTTGGTCTCCCATCAATTCACTCCATTCTTCTGGTCCTTTGTTAGAGGTTAGAATAATGGAGCTACGTTCGTATAGATGGTTTACTAGATGAAAGAACAAATTTGCTTCCCTTTGATCGATAGCCATGTACATTAAATCATCAATAATGACTAAATCTGATTCTCTTATTCTTTTAAGCTGGATTTGCGACTTCCTTATATACTCTTCCGTTTTTAATTGGTGTACAAGCTCTCCCATAGTTGAAAAAGCAACCTTATAACCCTTATGAATGGCTTCTATCCCTAATCCAATTCCAATATGAGTTTTACCCGCCCCTTGAGGGCCTAATAGAATCAGATTGTATTGTTGCTCTAGCCAATTGAGTTCTCTTAATTGGTTTAATTGACGCTTACTAAGAGATTTCTGCTCTTCGATATAAAATTCATCTAATGTCTTTTGATAAGGGAACTGTGCCCATTTCAATCTCTTTTCCACATTCTTTTCTTCTCTTCGTTTTAACTCATACATTAGGAGCTCCTGTAGAAACTCTTGATAGGTCCACGACATTTTTTCTGCATTACGAAGTAACGCGGGCAGTTCATTAGCCGTTTCCGTCATCCGAAGATGGCGGAAATACTCTTGAAGGATCTGTACTGTTTTCGTCATGATGAAGCACCCCCTAATATCTTGATATAATCATCCATTTCCCTAGTTGCTGCTGTGGCTTTTATTGCCGGGTTGATATTTTTAGGTTCTTGAATTGAATTTGGTTTCGAAGTTTTTGTTTCTTTTAATCGAGTAAAATGTTGGGCAATATCCCGAAGATCATTGGCACTCCATAACTGATCTTTGATACAAACAGCTAGGGCCTCATCTATATCTTGTCGATATTGGGTGATGGCACATTGAATGACTTGTAGTTGGTCCCGAATGTATCTTGGATAACGGATTCCAACCTCATGGATAAACTGCTCTGCTTTTTCTTGATCCTTAAACTGCCGAATTACGGTTTCTTTGTATGCATGAATTCCTTTTGAGCGATCTCTTGTATGTTGACGGTTCTTTATCAATTCTCCTTTTCCGTGGCATAGTGGGTGTCTGGCTAAGACTTCTCCATGTGGTTCTCTTCTTATGATGAGCTCTTCCTCTTGGGTTTCTACATACACCGTATTGTCTCCCCTTGGGCGATAAGTCCCTAA from Bacillus methanolicus includes these protein-coding regions:
- the istB gene encoding IS21-like element helper ATPase IstB translates to MTKTVQILQEYFRHLRMTETANELPALLRNAEKMSWTYQEFLQELLMYELKRREEKNVEKRLKWAQFPYQKTLDEFYIEEQKSLSKRQLNQLRELNWLEQQYNLILLGPQGAGKTHIGIGLGIEAIHKGYKVAFSTMGELVHQLKTEEYIRKSQIQLKRIRESDLVIIDDLMYMAIDQREANLFFHLVNHLYERSSIILTSNKGPEEWSELMGDQGIMMAILDRLLHRVEVIQLNENDSYRMKHRTTIFEKQSVQN
- a CDS encoding Mu transposase domain-containing protein, with protein sequence MCFSNFNVHHTTKKRPVEVHALEKQHLKPVSSLLSFENTLVSSIPRTVHKDNVIKYKSNRYSLPLGTYRPRGDNTVYVETQEEELIIRREPHGEVLARHPLCHGKGELIKNRQHTRDRSKGIHAYKETVIRQFKDQEKAEQFIHEVGIRYPRYIRDQLQVIQCAITQYRQDIDEALAVCIKDQLWSANDLRDIAQHFTRLKETKTSKPNSIQEPKNINPAIKATAATREMDDYIKILGGASS
- a CDS encoding LLM class flavin-dependent oxidoreductase yields the protein MKLSILDQSPISSGTTAAKALQESMKLAQIGEKLGYTRYWIAEHHDLPGLACSAPEVMLGYIGANTEKIRIGAGAVLLPHYKPYKIAETFNMLATLFPDRIDLGIGRAPGGTAEATMALSDYFLEQVRNMPESFNDLLHFLQNDFPSDHVFSKISASPVPEISPEPWILGTSEKSAILAAETGTAYAFGHFMSDKEGPSIMKNYLKNFKTNGRLQQPKSIVAVSAICSETTERAEELALSNLLWEIQLEKGTGKKGVPSVEEAKQYSYNSDEKKKIKNMRNKMVIGNPREVKQQLIELQTLYEADEIMIITITHSYEDRIQSYKLIANEVLSEQV